The Capsicum annuum cultivar UCD-10X-F1 chromosome 3, UCD10Xv1.1, whole genome shotgun sequence genomic sequence GATACTAAAGGGCATCAACCTATAGTGATAAATACCCCAAGGTATGATGAAAGCCTTTTTCTCTACATCATTTTCATCCATCAGTATTTGATTATACCCAGCAAAATAATCTACGAATGACTGCATTTTATGCCTTGTACAGTTGTCAATGAGAATATGGAAATTGGGTAATGGAAAGTTGTCTTTAGGAATATGGAAGTTGGGTAATGGAAAGTTGTCTTTAGGACTGGCCTTGTTAAAATCTCTATAATCAACTCAAATCCTGATCTTTCCATCCTTCTTTGGTACTGGAACAATATTGGCTAGCCATATTGGGCATTTCTTGACTTCAACCACATTGGTATGAATTTGTTTAGTGACTTCTTCCTTGGTTGTCAGACTCAGATCTGGCttgaatttttgagaattttgctTCACAAGATTGAACCCTGGATCAATTGGCAACTTTTGTGATATGATATCTGTACTCAATCCTGACATATCgtcataggaccaagcaaatatatcAAAGTATTTTTTATACAACCTGATAAGATCTTTTTTTATTCATCCATTAGATGTACACTGATTCTGGTTTCTTCGACTTCACCCTCATCACTTGTATTAATTACCTCAGTCTTCTCTAGGTTGGGCCTTTCCCGATCCTCAAATCTTTTAATTTTCCTATTAACTGGTCTTGGGACATTATTTCTTTATCACATTATTTCCATTCATCATCAATTTCCTTAATTTGTTCATTCAgatcttgacatgacatgacattggcaggttttaaattatttttactgAATTTATAAACAACATAAGTTAGATTATAGTGATTAGATAATGCAATAAAAAATAGATGGCAAACATTTTCACAATAAGAGAGGCTTTCAttgaattttagaaaattacAAATGTTGGCTATAATTCGCACTAGTACAGGTCTGAGCCTTTTGGAAAGCATAAAATGTGTAAATAAGGTAAATAAACTTAAAGGGTGGGTCTCAAGACTCATTGGGACTACCACCGATtttataaaagtaaaattttatccTTTCATCTACCGCAACAACTAGGGAGTCATGATTCGAGTCGAAGTCCAGTTCGACAGCTTCTCCCCTGGTTCATATTTCTTGATTTAGGTCTTCTTAGGGAAATCCTCTATAATAGCATCACATTCCTCAAACAAGTTTCTTATTTCATCCTTGAGACCATTGCCTGTAGGCTTTACAGATAGAGAAAATGACTggtaaagaaaatttttattttcctcagAAGTATTGATGTTCAACCAACTTTCTGTCAACACAGATTAATTTCTAATTACTTGATTAcctaataaactaaaaataactcCAAAGGCAAATATGTTAGATCTTGTTAGTGGTAAATAATGCAAGATATCTGACATAAAGTAAACACGTAAAGTTGCATTCATTTTAGGTAAATTGATCCACGAGTGGGTATCGACTCGAAAGGAATTAACCAGTAAGACTTTGTctgttgattttcttttttggataAATGAGTCTTTAATAAGAAGTTTTCCAAGTCTAAATCTTTGAGTGTCTTCATCTGCTGACTTTGGATTCATGTGACTTTATCAACAAAATAGGAGATAAAGATTTTAAAGGATAGCGGCCGAACCAaaaggctacctacgtatctcactaaggAGAAAACATGTCATACATAGTTCAAATAGAAATGCGTTTAAAAAGAAAGTTAATAAATAATGGTTGAGGACTTTCTTGGGAGACATGGAGGCTTGGAACATTTTGGGTGGACTTTTAGATAGCGAATTTATATTTCTTCCTaaagtatctagaaaaaggtaGGAGTGACGGATTTAGAGTATTGAGGAGGAGGAAATCACCTTTTCCTAAGAAATTTGAAAGATTGAGACTTTGAATTTGACAATTTGAGCTCTTCAAGGTGAACAACTATTTGTCTACTGAAGCAAAGAGAGAATACTTCAGAGACCATTGAATTCCATATACATCCCTTTTTTGAAGCCTATAGTGGAGAAAAAAAGTCCCTTTTTTTATATatgcttttcaaaaaaaaactagGAAGAGAAAATAAATTGAGGTCATATTGATGGAGACGATGGTGAAAACATGGGCAACGAGAGATGATTGGCAAGAGAGAAGTGAAAACCATCGGATTTGACATTATTCGGTAGATTGGGTGTTATTCGGTGTTGATATTACTATCATTGTTTCATCAATATTATTGTTGGGTTTATCGGTGTATGGGTAAAGAAGAGAGGTGGAGaaatgggttgggtaatggggtgTTCCAGTTGGGTTGGGCTGTAGAATAATGTTGTTTTTGGGCCTGTTGTTGCTGTTATTTTAAGAATGGGATGCTTTTCCCGATTTTAGATATTGAAGGGCCGTTAAGAGTGGAATTAGGCTAGGGTAGAATTTAGGTAACAAGGTAAAAATTAGGTTATTTTTCAAGTAACCTAATTGTTAGGATTTTAATCAATTGCGTCTAAATTTTAACCTAATTGAAAATCatttggccaattgcattgcaacaatggccaaattgatttcaattaagACCAAATTTAACGAATTGGCTAAGCTGAAACAAAGTTCAGAATAAATTAATAACCGATTCAATCCCAAACCTCTTGGTTTAATAaagtcaaataaatattttccaaataaattattttctaagaacaaaatattttacttttttaaattaatttttaagataacctctgattaaaatttgatttttcataaaataattatttaagtaataaaattatacgATTTCGTATATACgtatacgaaaatatataattgttacTTAAGTGAAAAAATTACCTAGCTATatactttgaaaaatttttatccggataaaataaatattgtaattttatttaaaaataaagaaactaagaattaaacttagtcgtggaggACAAAAACAAGGTGCAACATCGCATGTGTGAgggctttattttatgttattggtcttatttgtgcatttaaatGCCTTTATTTTGGATATAATGCTCGTGCGACGAATTAAACGGTTAATATAGGTCTTACTTGAGCATTAGTTGcatttatcatgatagaaatacctgaattaggggtttatatgcatgtttGTTTTGATGATTCCTAAatagagttgataatcatgagttatgtatatattgaattgatTTCTGGTTTCACACAACACAcacacttattatatatatatatatatatatattcgtgtAGGGTAGATTGAATATTTTCATATTGATTGACTATGATCATTACATCCctattccatacatatacattcatgagattctTGTACCATTATGGAACACtactttttgaaagaaaatgagatactTTTATGGAAATCCTCTCCGTGAACACAAGCCAGAAAAGTGGGTTGAGATTTGAGATATAAGATATAGTATATGGCTTGCGAAATGTTCATAGGTCCTACCTGGGATCTAAGAACTCGGTGGttgtatacagaaagtcatgcaATAGCTTTCACTATTCATATCATCCATATTTCATTGCATTTGCATATCTttcataatttctttatttttcttgactcGTGTTCAATTTCAGTAAATTCTTCGGGTATATTTGTATTGTTTTcgtttctctctttctctctctctctctctctctctctctctctctctctctctctctctctctctctctctctctctctctctctatatatatatatatatatatatatatatatatatatatgagctaTTAATGGAGGCGGTTAAGCTACTGTTTGGAACTTTTCTTCTTGTAGGTCACATGCTTATagtgttattttacttatttgatGTTCTACTTTGCTCAATAGGCCTATGATgactactaagtacaagtggaccgtactcacccctactgtgcccttttggtgcaggtcccaGTTTGAGTACGACCGGCAAGTATTAAAAGGCCTCCCAAATTTTATCATCcttgtttgatttttatattccacttcaaaataaaatttgaaagaatTTAATATATATGAAACTATTTGGGTATATTGTCCATAAATATGTTGTTTCATTTCAAACAAGCATTTGCttatcaaaattatttcttttttcaaataaacTTGAtgaatagaatttaaaattttaggaaaaacaTATTTGAGAAATACTTTTCAAATTCTATATTTTAAGTTTCTCCccacaaatttttattttgtcacgAGAATTCATGTTCAAATATAACTTCAACTTCCAAATACTTTTTATAAACTACGACTTCAAATATTCTTTTCTCTAGAACTTCAACCTAATCATGTCTTCATAGCTACTTAGAGGCAAAAAATTGAAAAGCttagacaaaaataatttcaaaataaccttgaatatttcttaaaaacatattaaatttgGATGAGCAGATATGTGAATACCTCTATTTGTGAAAGCTTAGGTAGATAATGACAGTCATCAAAATGATTGATACATCAGATGTTTCGAATGTctatattaccaaaaaaaaaaattattaaataaattttaggcCTCAAGTTTCTGCCTTTCTAGTACACAAGTATcacttttttttctatatttcaaaaataatgtaTTGATATTAACCAATTAAATGGAAACTATCGAAAAGAAATTGAATAATTGGAACGATTTTAAAAAGTTTAGTTCTGGTCATACACAATGtcttttttttctgaaattttgtatatttcttgaaATAAACGACTAAATCAAACTATTTACAACTAATGAATGGATGTCTCTACTAAGGGTTGTTCCgttttttgaaaatcaaaaggAGAAGTCTTAGATGAAGATAGCAGTTAGAAATGAATTGAAGAATTGAAATATTAAGTGGGGCGGCGAGCGACGGGTTGAAATCTTCACGGGTTTATGTGGGTTTTCCCAGCAACCCTCCACTCCACCCCACCTCATTTTCCCAGCCCTATTTTTTCTCTCCTTGCGAATTGTTTTTGAAAGTTATGGATCAAAATTTCTTCTCAATGAGATCAATTAGCAAGTCCAAACAGAGGTGTCAAAGCATGAATTAAAAACATTAGGAAGCAGTGACAGTAACACCTTTTATTAGGAGTATCATCACATAATATGTCCGAAGTGCATACACATCATTTTTCATTACTTTTTAAACGGACATATCAacataagaaaatcaagaaactcaaagtACTAGTACTATTGGAAAATTATCTAAATTTCCCGTGGAGTAATCAATGGAGGTTGAGGGTTATATGCATGCtatatataaaaatcaattatTCTAGGGTATTAAGTTGACATGGTAAACCTCAGTCATATCGGGATAGAATAAACCAAAATTTTGCTCGGCGCCAGCGGGCTTTTGATTCTCATTGAAGAGAGCAAAAATGTATGTCTTCAAAACTTTTCCAGGCCTCCTAGGAGTTCCTTGACCAGAAGAAACATGTGCAATCAAATTGTTTGCATATATTTGAGCATTGTCTATAGTTGCATAGACATCGCCAGCACTCGGCCACCCTGTCTCTGTAACCACAACTTCTACCGTAGGTTGCCCAACTTTCTCTAATGCAGCATATAGAGTGTCCACCATTGCATCATATAGGTTGTTGTATTGGAATGTACCATCACTCACAGTTGGAGACGTATTCCGGAAAAGTGCATAGCTTAACTGAATTTGATCGGGATTTCCAGAATAGGCAAAATAAGGATAGACGTTAGACAATAACGGAAATTTCCTTGCAGTTAAAAATTGTGTAATTGGCTGCATGAATTGAATGGCATCCTCGGAGAATGCTCCATTCGAAGGGGGATACGAGTTTGCTAAAACTTGTAACGAGATTGTTGTCGAAACGGATATATTAAGATTGTTCGATTTCAGTGCGGAGTCCAGATTTTGCAAGGCTCCTAGTACAAAAGTTGCTAACGGTCCTGGTATAACTTCATTACCTGCTGATATGTATGCAATATTAACAGTTGAAGCATGTGGAATGACGTTAGTGAGTACCCAATTTGTTGCAAAAGTTGGATCACTTGCAAGTCTTTCCAGGTCTTCATTTCGAGTACCAAGAATTACAGAAAGGCCAGAACCCTCTAATGCCTTTAATATGTCTCTGTTAGGATCAAAAATTCTGATGTTTTGAATGTTTTTGGACTTAATGAAATTAATCACTTGGGCGGGCGGCGGCAGATTATTTCCCAGGAGTCCATAGTTCACTCCAATTCCTTCAACACCTTTTTAACAACCAAAATCATATGAACATTATTCTAATTAAAAACAAGGGGGTTAGATTTAGAAATGACCCTAAAATAGACTGTTTCTCATATTGTGTccgttataattttttttaattttaaaatagttcataagggGTGGTGTTTGATTTTTTGGCCTCATTTAATAAATTTTGTCTATACGGCAGATATTCTAATTCTTGCCACTAGAGAGACGTTCATAGCATTTCGGACAATAAATTTGCACAATTCAAACCAGAAGTTCTGCCTTATTTGcaaaaaatagattttagataTGTTGCCCATATGGCAAGCGTTCTAATTCTTTCCCACAAGGCATACATTTATGACATTTCAAGTCAACGAACATGCACAATTGACTAGAGGATCTTCCTTATAGGGAAAAGTTAGAAGTTAAATATGTTGCCAATAAGACAGAGGCTCTAACTCTTGCTCATACGGTAGACATTCAGGACATTTTAAAACGGTGAGCCTTCTCAATTGATTATAAATCTTGCCTTATAGGCGATGTTAGAACTAAGTTTGGGAGGATAAAAATTCAAGATCACACACTTCGAAAGACAAAATTCAAGAATAGATATTTGAgagacaaaaattcaaaatcggaCGCTTTGGAGGAACACTAAGCGTACGCCAAAGTTCATAAATCAAACGTGTCCTTAAATAACATATTAATTAACGAGTTTAATAAATGAAGACTTACTAGAATGCAAGGCAAGAGATGCAAAGGTAAATAACAATAACACGTTTGGCCTCATGATTAATTACTATGGATAACTCTTGAGGATTAATAAGGAAATGATTGACATATCATTAGTGGAGAATGGTTATATTTATAAGTATGTGAATCCTTGGTAAGTGTTGGAGTTACTAAtagtaatatttttcaattaatgatggatttttacttaatgttttttcttttttaggcGTGAGATAAAGGATCTAATCTTATTTATTTTGCCTATTTAGGCATGAACATATTTGTATAAGATTTTAATACATGTTCACATAAGGGTTGACTATCTATGTAATTAGTAGTTCAGGGTTGTGCGTGCACGTGTGTTTCTTCAtgttaaagaagaaaattatatttgaaaactacagacttttaattatgttaaataggaaaataatttatataaggtaaaattaaaCTTCGTATTCAACTCCTAAATTTTAGTACTTCCTGCCTAACTACGAAGTGCCAGATGCAGGACTTCTCTTCAGGATATTCGAAAAAAAAATAAGCATATTTTTAGTGTTGACAAATTAGCGGGAcgaattttatataaatgaatcGGATCATATATGAGAGAcctaaaattcaataattttagtctaaattaaatattttttattaaaaattttactaaatatacaatattcttttttttttaaatcaatttattattaGAATTACTACTATATATTAATTTAACATTTATAGAAACCCACAAACTAATAGGTGATGTCAATATGGGGTAACATTTGTAGACAACACAGCTTGTCTGAAGCgaaatagacaaaataaataaatccttccagtataagaaaatagaaaaattgtgACAGCAAAAACCATCACAAATCCGTGACAAATTATTGATTGTGACGAATTTATGATGGAATCAGGGACATCCCAAAATTTTTGGTCATAAATTCAATGTGACGAACTAAACTTCCGTCACAATTATTTTGTAATGAAATTGTCATAAATCCATCCGTCACAATATAGATTCATCACAAATTTGAGACATAATTTTGTCGGAATATTTCGTTATAAAATAGAGACTAAATAATTTTCGTCACAAATTTACCCTTGCAAAAACAATAATTGTGACAGAATATTTCTGTTACAAGTAAATTGTGACGAAATGTTTGTCATAAAGTGACTTCCTTTCAATTATATTAGTGACAAAATTCTGATACCTTGTGACAAATAAATTCCATCACAAATTTAAATTAaacttttaaatttaataaattatatttacataatagtatttgatatatatatataataacaaaaatataaaaaatataatattaaatttataattcaaaataatgaaattaacacATCCAAAATACAACTTCAATATGAAAGACTACAAAGGTATAAGACTTACAGAGAGATCCACAAACAGAAGTCTAATAAAACTTGGAGAAATCAAGTCTAATAATGCCAAACACGTGAGCATTTGGGGATTTCCTATTAGTGAGAGTAGCAAGGAACACTAGATGAGCTAGTGAGAAGATAGCGTTATCTCGCTCATCATGCGAGACCAACACTCCTCCATAAACTTAAATTgatcatcactttgttgcttcaAACACGAAAACCTCTTAATCTAGGTGTGGTTGCATCTCAACCTCTACACGatcttgaataatttttttctcatatgcAACACCTCTTTTTCAAGAAGTTTGATATGCTCTTCAACAACATGATCAAATACCGTAGGTAAATGATGTAAAGTGgtagaattttgattttgatacaaAGTAGAAGCTTGCAAGCCCAACCCATAGGAATGTCTCTTTTTCTCTCCAcctataacatcaaaataaagaCGATTTATATCAAATTCTTGGAGTACTTCTGAATCATCTGATGAGTTTGAAAAAGCAGCAGCCACAACACCATTCATTTATCCTGAAAATTAGCAAAATACCAGCCACAAATAAATTTTACTTCTATTTGATCAAAACACgcacaaaattattgaaaatactatactttcaattgaaaaaaaaaaaaaaaagaactgcaCTCTTTTTAGgtaaaaatctatataaaatccACATAAAACTAttgaaaagatttatttttactTGACAAAAAGCTGCAGAAACAACTATACAAATAAAACTGCAACTTTACTTAGGTAAAATTTGCACAAAGATGCATGATTACTTGATAAAACACTTCATAAAAGAGGCAAGGATCAATCCCACAATCAAATCATATTACAAGCATGAGTTTTCTGTTTGATGTGAGATGAAACTAGAACAGTGAAAATGCTAGTCGTAATATCCCACTTAAACAAGCACAGATTACAGTGAATCCCATAGTTTCAGGTATCAAAGGTGTCGCTTACAGTGAGAATTAAATCTCAGCTTGGATAAATGAGTCTCAGCTTGGTCCTACATCAAAGCTTTTATTCGAACAATTGAACTAACCATTCAAATTGATAAATATCAACACAAATATTAACTCGAAAAACTCACTGTTACAAGGATAGCCCAAGtgatatatataacaaaaaattaaagcCAGCAATTAAATAAATCAAGAAGTAAGATTTGATCAAACAATTAAAGCCACCAAACATGACATGGGGATATAGTAATTGTTTAGGTAAAAAAGGATGATTTTCTTGAATGATACACATATGTATCATCAAATATTCAGTATAATTTCAAAAGATCTAGATTCGTGCCCATAGATTTACTTTTTCCAAGAAATTGTCCCTTATAGATAGTTTAGGAACaagaaaaaaagtattaaaatGGTGAAGAAGTGTACAAAAATTAAATGAGAATAAAGAAATTGATCTGTAATGCAATGTCCACTTCTGACATATATGTGTCACTTAATTACAATCTTACTTAATTTCCTCCACTTCTCCTAgataatttcttctttgtatttATAGAGTGATCTAATAAGTTCTTGTACAACCTATCCTGTTGAAAatattaatacaaaaaaaaaaagtagaagggGGTTGGTTCTTCAATATAGTAACAATATTAAGTGTGAGGAATAAATAAAGGGAAACAAATTGGAACACATGCACTTATACtacactattattatttttaatagttaGTAATGGTCTCCTAGTAGTtcaattttgactaaattaactcTTGTgtgttatttgaaaaataaatcaaaatgttgTTTGTTTAGTTCAAGTATAATGTCGTATAGTAATAGGAATAATGTTCTTTAAGAGAACTTTGGTGGTTTCAAGTGTGTGGGGGCAATGAATTGACAAATCAAGCCACCCAAACTTGACCATAAATCAAGTGTATACAAGGTTTAACTATTTAGCTAAGGTAATAAGACTATAAACAGGAAATGTATATGTATAGCTTCAGTTCCGCCCGTGTGAAGCAGGGTCATAAACAAATCTTTTTCTATACCTGTGGTGTCCGAACAAACTTATGTGCACTCCATTAGCCACTTTAAGAAATAAGCTTGCATCCAAATACACTATTGTTGATAGATATTACTTTAAACCTTTGGCCATCATTGATCttgaaaaaaagaattatttattctATGAAGTAAAATGGGCATTCCTAAATATGACCAAATGAATAAAACACTAAAGAATGAACTAAAATGCTTAAAAGCTActcaaaatcaattttaaaaagacTTCTAAAATGATAAAAGGACCACAACATATGTGATTtagtattttagaaatatttagaAATACCTACTTCTAACTAACATAATGCTACAAAAACAAACAACAAGCAGagtagcaaaaataaaaaaatcttcataaatataaatgttaatgTAGTTTGAGCCCGGGCTTAGCACAGGCAAGATGAGACTAGTAAgcaaataaagaaacaaaaattagtgCTCTAGTGAGCTCATTTAACGGCAATTTTAGAAAAGATGCTATAAAAAGATTTGACATAGAGAGGTAAAGAATTAACCAATAGGTAGGTGCACAAAAGAGGTGGGAGGGGAGATTAGATATGCAATTCAAGCAATATGGATAAACATGTTCACTTGATATAAATTCAACAAGAATAAGGTAAAACAACCATTTAATTTAAAATCCAATTCAATAATAGAATTTAAAAATTCCGAATTATTCAACACTCCTTTGTGCTGTAAATTGTCTCCATATAGACACAAATATAAGCTTACTCAATCACTAGTATCTAGTTTCTTAAACTTCAATACTTTACTTTGTCAAGATCTTTCCTAGTGTCTATATAAAGGCCTTTCAAAGTAACCAAATCGATAGCAACTCAAATGAATTACAGACgagttaataatttaaaaacacTTTTCTTCAAGCAGATCAAAATCTAGCTAATTACTAGTTAAACCCTATCAACCTCAGCATAATCATCTTTCAATAATCGTGGCACCACTCTACTACATCTGAATCTCAATCAGTTAGGATTTCTATCCATATGCATCCTATCAGCCGTTGTATTTTATTCAAGTCAATCAGATCCCTAATCCTAACACGTATTTAAAAGCAAATAAGGCATTTTCTACAACTAGAAAGTCCTTTAAATCTTAGATCTTATGCCTACTATACACATAATAGTGAGTAATTGAAACGTATCGAGATTGCCACTGTGTTTGGCGGAGGTACAATCAGACAAGCGAGAAGCAAAATCAGCGAATTTAGACTTGCCAGAGATGATGTCACCGCAAAAGGATTTGAGCTAAGAAACGGCGGCATCTCTTGAGGTGTTAGAGATAATTCGACCTTCTGGATATTTTCATGAAGATTTACACTTAGATCCCTCGTGTTTGATCAGTATGTGTGATGCCCTAAAATTATTCACTTTAAAATCTTAATTGAAGAAGAATGGAAACAAATTTGAACAAAATCTACAAAACactcaaaaattataaattattcagATAATTCAAATCTATGAGCAAGATGACAATAGAATCAAAGGTTAAAACAAACTTCAAATAAAAGACTTATAGTTTAA encodes the following:
- the LOC107865092 gene encoding putative glucan endo-1,3-beta-glucosidase GVI, with protein sequence MRPNVLLLFTFASLALHSSVEGIGVNYGLLGNNLPPPAQVINFIKSKNIQNIRIFDPNRDILKALEGSGLSVILGTRNEDLERLASDPTFATNWVLTNVIPHASTVNIAYISAGNEVIPGPLATFVLGALQNLDSALKSNNLNISVSTTISLQVLANSYPPSNGAFSEDAIQFMQPITQFLTARKFPLLSNVYPYFAYSGNPDQIQLSYALFRNTSPTVSDGTFQYNNLYDAMVDTLYAALEKVGQPTVEVVVTETGWPSAGDVYATIDNAQIYANNLIAHVSSGQGTPRRPGKVLKTYIFALFNENQKPAGAEQNFGLFYPDMTEVYHVNLIP